In Juglans regia cultivar Chandler chromosome 5, Walnut 2.0, whole genome shotgun sequence, the following are encoded in one genomic region:
- the LOC118348448 gene encoding protein FAR-RED ELONGATED HYPOCOTYL 3-like, translating into MNTFFDGYVHSKTNLKEFVDQFDSALRKKIENENHAKFQSFSQVIPCISRSPIEKKFQELYTNSKFREVQQQVIGLLDLDPSLLTSDGVMKSYLLEDEVRIEEFTKPVTFSVDFNEEDCSAKCSCGLFQMRRILCRHILAVFKSNGIKSLPDRYILDRWRKDIKRRYTFIRSSYDAGEQRPNGHRYSILLNICYGMITYVADSNEQFEDAKKRIHEMTECYREQTRNLSQIQAEDKTTVGSSQQVKSPLVVRGKGRPPSLR; encoded by the exons ATGAATACTTTTTTTGACGGTTATGTTCATTCgaagacaaacttgaaggagtttGTCGACCAGTTTGACAGTGCGTTgaggaagaaaattgagaatgaaaaccATGCGAAATTCCAGTCATTTAGCCAGGTCATTCcctgcatatctagatctccaattgaaaagaaatttcaagagttgtacactAATTCTAAATTTAGGGAAGTTCAGCAGCAAGTAATTGGTCTGCTCGATTTGGATCCATCTCTACTTACATCGGATGGTGTAATGAAGAGTTATTTGCTAGAAGATGAAGTTCGTATTGAGGAGTTCACTAAACCGGTGACATTTTCAGTGGACTTTAATGAGGAAGACTGCAGTGCTAAGTGTTCATGTGGGTTATTTCAGATGAGAAGGATACTGTGTAGGCATATTTTGGCCGTATTCAAGTCTAACGGTATAAAATCATTGCCAGACCGGTACATTCTAGACCGATGGAGAAAGGACATCAAGAGGAGATACACGTTCATTCGCAGTAGTTATGACGCAGGGGAGCAGAGGCCAAATGGTCATAGATAttcaattcttttaaatatatgttaTGGGATGATAACTTATGTGGCGGATTCTAATGAGCAATTCGAAGATGCAAAGAAGAGGATACATGAGATGACTGAATGTTATCGCGAGCAAACACGCAACTTATCTCAAATCCAAGCAG AGGACAAAACTACAGTTGGTAGTTCACAACAAGTGAAGAGTCCACTTGTTGTGAGAGGAAAAGGAAGACCCCCATCTCTGAGGtga
- the LOC108986489 gene encoding N-carbamoylputrescine amidase, with the protein MEKGRRVVVSALQFACTDEVSSNVANAERLVRAAHGKGANIILIQELFEGYYFCQAQREDFFQRAKPYKGHPTILRMQKLAKELGVVIPVSFFEEANNAHYNSVAIIDADGTDLGLYRKSHIPDGPGYQEKFYFNPGDTGFKVFQTKFASIGIAICWDQWFPEAARAMVLQGAEILFYPTAIGSEPQDEGLDSRDHWKRVMQGHAGANLVPLVASNRIGKELIETEHGKSEIRFYGNSFIAGPTGDIVAAADDKGEAILVAEFDLDKIKSKRHSWGIFRDRRPDLYKVLLTLDGNNPTL; encoded by the exons ATGGAGAAGGGAAGGAGAGTGGTAGTCTCAGCTTTGCAGTTCGCTTGCACCGATGAAGTCTCCTCAAATGTCGCCAACGCCGAAAG ACTGGTTAGAGCTGCTCACGGAAAGGGTGCGAACATCATTCTTATACAG GAGCTTTTTGAGGGGTACTACTTCTGTCAGGCACAAAGGGAGGATTTCTTTCAGCGAGCTAAGCCCTATAAGGGTCACCCAACAATCCTGAG GATGCAGAAACTTGCAAAAGAGTTGGGGGTGGTGATACCGGTTAGCTTCTTTGAAGAGGCTAATAATGCTCATTATAATTCAGTAGCCATTATTGACGCTGATGGGACAGATCTTGGACTTTATAGAAAGTCCCATATTCCAGATGGACCAG GCTaccaagaaaaattctattttaatcCTGGTGACACTGGCTTTAAG GTATTCCAGACTAAGTTTGCAAGTATTGGAATTG CAATCTGTTGGGATCAGTGGTTTCCTGAGGCAGCCAGAGCTATGGTTCTTCAGGGTGCAGAAATATTGTTTTATCCTACTGCCATTGGTTCTGAACCTCAAGATGAAGGACTTGATTCCCGTGATCACTGGAAGCGGGTGATGCAAGGGCATGCGGGGGCAAATTTG GTACCTCTAGTAGCTTCAAATCGCATAGGAAAGGAGTTAATTGAGACAGAGCATGGAAAAAGTGAGATCAGATTCTATGGGAATTCTTTTATTGCAG GACCTACTGGAGATATTGTCGCAGCTGCTGATGATAAAGGGGAAGCCATTCTTGTTGCAGAATTTGATCTGGATAAAATCAAGTCCAAGAGACATAGTTGGGGAATATTTCGTGACCGGCGTCCAGATTTATACAAGGTGCTTCTGACCTTAGATGGCAACAATCCTACACTGTGA